In Luxibacter massiliensis, a single genomic region encodes these proteins:
- the serS gene encoding serine--tRNA ligase, with protein sequence MLDIKFVRTNPEAVRQNIKNKFQDEKLPLVDEVLKLDQRNRDIKQEVEALRAEKNKISKEIGAMMAQGKKEDAESLKRQVSENADRIEALSVEEKEVEENLKKVMMVIPNIIDPSVPIGKDDSENVELERYGEPFVPDFDIPYHTEIMESFQGIDLDSARNVAGSGFYYLMGDIARIHSAVISYARDFMINRGFTYCIPPFMIRSNVVTGVMSFAEMDAMMYKIEGEDLYLIGTSEHSMIGKFINTQIAEEELPQTLTSYSPCFRKEKGSHGIEERGVYRIHQFEKQEMIVVCKPEESMQWYEKLWKNTVDLFRSLDIPVRTLECCSGDLADLKVKSVDVEAWSPRQKKYFEVGSCSNLGDAQARRLGIRVKGKEGKYFAHTLNNTVVAPPRMLIAFLENNLQADGSVKIPEALQPYMGGCSQIHVKNK encoded by the coding sequence ATGTTAGATATCAAATTTGTAAGAACAAATCCAGAGGCAGTGAGACAAAATATTAAAAATAAATTCCAGGATGAAAAATTACCTTTAGTGGATGAGGTACTGAAGTTAGATCAGAGGAACCGTGATATTAAACAAGAAGTAGAGGCTCTGAGGGCAGAAAAAAATAAGATATCAAAAGAAATAGGCGCCATGATGGCACAGGGGAAAAAAGAAGATGCAGAAAGCCTGAAAAGACAGGTGTCCGAGAATGCGGACAGAATAGAAGCCTTATCTGTTGAAGAAAAAGAAGTTGAAGAAAATCTTAAAAAAGTTATGATGGTCATTCCTAACATAATTGACCCTTCAGTGCCTATAGGTAAGGATGACAGTGAGAACGTAGAACTTGAAAGATATGGAGAGCCATTTGTACCGGACTTTGACATTCCGTACCATACAGAAATAATGGAAAGTTTTCAGGGGATTGATTTGGACAGCGCACGGAATGTTGCGGGAAGTGGTTTTTATTATTTAATGGGAGATATAGCACGTATTCATTCTGCAGTAATATCTTATGCCAGAGATTTTATGATTAACAGAGGGTTTACATATTGTATACCTCCTTTCATGATTAGAAGTAATGTAGTAACTGGCGTTATGAGTTTTGCAGAAATGGATGCAATGATGTATAAGATAGAAGGGGAAGACTTGTATCTTATTGGTACAAGTGAACACTCTATGATTGGTAAATTCATTAATACACAGATTGCAGAGGAAGAATTACCTCAAACTTTGACAAGTTATTCACCCTGTTTTAGAAAAGAAAAAGGGTCCCATGGTATTGAAGAGAGAGGTGTATATAGAATCCATCAATTTGAAAAACAGGAAATGATTGTAGTTTGTAAACCAGAAGAAAGTATGCAGTGGTACGAGAAATTATGGAAAAATACTGTTGATTTATTCCGTTCACTGGATATACCTGTCCGCACATTGGAATGTTGCTCTGGTGATTTGGCAGACTTAAAAGTAAAATCAGTAGATGTAGAAGCTTGGTCGCCCAGGCAGAAAAAATATTTTGAGGTAGGCAGTTGTTCCAATTTAGGAGATGCCCAGGCCAGAAGGTTAGGCATCAGGGTAAAAGGAAAAGAGGGTAAATACTTTGCCCATACTTTGAATAATACAGTAGTGGCACCTCCAAGAATGTTAATTGCATTTCTGGAGAATAATTTACAGGCAGATGGGTCAGTTAAAATACCTGAAGCACTTCAGCCATATATGGGCGGATGCAGCCAGATTCATGTGAAAAATAAATAA
- a CDS encoding DUF4446 family protein, whose product MVSDFLNSYGIDPSYLIIFLFAVQIIFFILMIRVNMKYNRLKASYSSFMKGKDGKNLEESILKRFSEIDEIIENVKKNTDDISTINKQIKGHYQKIGIVKYDAFHEMGGNLSFALTMLDENNNGWIMNAMHSREGCYTYIKEVVKGESYIELAEEEAESLERAIFQEAYALK is encoded by the coding sequence ATGGTTAGTGATTTTTTGAATAGTTATGGCATAGATCCATCCTATTTGATTATATTTTTATTTGCTGTTCAAATTATATTTTTTATATTAATGATAAGAGTTAATATGAAGTATAATAGACTGAAAGCAAGTTATTCATCGTTTATGAAAGGAAAAGATGGAAAGAATTTAGAAGAAAGTATTTTAAAACGATTTTCTGAAATAGATGAAATCATAGAAAATGTCAAGAAAAACACAGATGATATTAGTACTATTAACAAACAAATAAAAGGTCATTACCAGAAGATTGGAATTGTCAAATATGATGCTTTTCATGAAATGGGAGGAAACCTGAGTTTTGCTTTAACTATGCTTGACGAAAATAATAATGGTTGGATTATGAATGCCATGCACAGCAGAGAAGGCTGCTACACCTATATTAAAGAAGTAGTAAAAGGGGAAAGCTATATAGAGTTAGCAGAGGAAGAAGCTGAATCTCTTGAAAGGGCAATTTTCCAGGAAGCATATGCTTTAAAATAG
- a CDS encoding ParB/RepB/Spo0J family partition protein: MAVKRNGLGKGLDSLIPDKNTKNNTTYQVEEKAVDHPGESNNFGEILVKINKVEPNREQPRKEFDEDSLLELADSIKQFGILQPLLVQKKKDYYEIIAGERRWRAAKIAGIKEVPVVIKEYTAQEIVEISLIENIQRENLNPIEEAMAYKRLLEEFSLKQDEVAERVSKSRTAVTNSMRLLKLSAKVQQMIVDDMITTGHARALLAIDDEEQQFIIANKIFDEKLSVRETEKLVKTLKNPKKIQKVEKKENTFIYTNIEEKMKNIIGTKVNVNAKSDGKGKIEIEYYSEDELERIFDLILSIQNH, from the coding sequence ATGGCAGTTAAAAGAAATGGTTTAGGAAAGGGATTAGACAGTCTTATCCCCGATAAAAATACAAAAAATAATACGACTTACCAAGTAGAAGAAAAAGCTGTGGATCATCCTGGGGAATCAAATAATTTTGGGGAAATTCTTGTTAAAATAAATAAAGTGGAGCCTAATCGTGAACAACCTCGGAAAGAGTTTGATGAGGATTCCCTTTTAGAATTAGCAGATTCTATTAAACAATTTGGCATTCTTCAGCCTTTATTAGTACAAAAAAAGAAAGATTATTATGAAATAATTGCTGGTGAGAGAAGATGGAGAGCTGCTAAAATTGCTGGAATTAAAGAAGTGCCCGTGGTTATAAAAGAGTATACAGCTCAGGAAATAGTTGAAATTTCTTTAATAGAAAATATACAGAGAGAGAATTTGAATCCTATTGAGGAAGCCATGGCTTATAAAAGACTTCTGGAAGAATTTAGTTTAAAACAGGATGAAGTGGCTGAACGAGTTTCAAAGAGCAGAACAGCAGTAACTAATTCTATGCGCTTGTTAAAATTAAGCGCTAAAGTACAGCAAATGATAGTAGATGATATGATTACTACTGGACATGCCCGTGCGCTTTTAGCAATTGATGATGAAGAACAACAATTTATAATAGCTAATAAAATCTTTGATGAAAAGTTGAGCGTAAGGGAGACTGAAAAATTAGTAAAAACTTTAAAAAACCCTAAGAAAATACAAAAAGTAGAAAAAAAAGAGAATACTTTTATATATACAAATATTGAAGAAAAAATGAAGAATATTATTGGGACAAAAGTAAATGTGAATGCCAAATCTGATGGTAAGGGGAAGATAGAGATAGAATATTATTCAGAGGACGAACTCGAACGTATATTCGATTTGATTTTGAGCATACAAAATCATTAA
- a CDS encoding ParA family protein yields the protein MGRIIAIANQKGGVGKTTTAINLSAALADLGKKVLSLDMDPQGNMTSGLSVDKTGIEYSVYDLIIGNASIEKCICKEVYENLDVLPSNINLSAAEIELIGVDNKEYIIKNEIEKVKDDYDYIIIDCPPALSMLTINAMTTADSVLVPIQCEYYALEGLSQLIHTIELVQDRLNPSLNIEGVVFTMYDARTNLSLQVVENVKDNLNQNIYKTIIPRNIRLAEAPSYGMPINLYDPKSAGAESYMMLAEEVIHKGEK from the coding sequence ATGGGTAGAATTATCGCAATTGCCAATCAAAAGGGCGGAGTAGGAAAAACTACTACAGCTATTAATTTATCTGCAGCATTAGCGGACCTTGGGAAAAAAGTATTATCCTTGGATATGGATCCACAGGGAAATATGACAAGTGGTCTTAGTGTGGATAAAACTGGGATAGAATATAGTGTTTATGATTTGATTATAGGTAATGCCAGCATTGAAAAATGCATATGCAAGGAAGTATATGAAAACTTGGATGTTCTCCCATCTAATATTAATTTATCAGCAGCCGAGATAGAATTGATAGGTGTTGACAATAAAGAATATATTATCAAAAATGAAATTGAAAAAGTAAAAGATGATTATGATTATATAATCATAGATTGCCCTCCTGCATTGAGCATGCTTACCATTAATGCAATGACAACAGCAGATTCAGTACTTGTTCCTATTCAATGTGAATATTATGCACTTGAGGGGTTAAGTCAGCTAATACATACTATAGAATTAGTCCAAGATAGATTGAATCCTTCTTTAAATATTGAAGGTGTTGTTTTTACAATGTATGACGCAAGAACAAATTTATCTTTACAAGTAGTGGAAAACGTTAAGGATAACCTAAACCAAAATATATATAAAACTATTATACCAAGAAATATTCGTTTGGCTGAAGCCCCGAGCTATGGAATGCCTATTAATTTATATGATCCCAAATCAGCAGGGGCGGAAAGCTATATGATGTTAGCGGAAGAAGTGATTCATAAAGGAGAAAAATAG
- a CDS encoding alpha/beta fold hydrolase, with protein sequence MSWKKKFTACTIITGIAASAVHVINRFVYYISTLDNLLLEKNAEYYDWRFGRIFYTKCGSGSPILLIHDLDVCSSSYEWKKIINTLSKTNTVYTLDLLGCGRSDKPNLTYTNYLYVQLISDFIKHKIGEKTDIIATGESSSFSLMACGNDDSIINKIILVNPSNLVSLSKIPTKKTKSLRFIISTPILGTFLYNIIINKKTIESNFNMNYFYDHNKIEEKDILSYFEASHIDNTRSKYLYGSIISRYTNANIISCLKKLNNSIFIIVGNSNPENILIANQYQNQLPSIEIVEISKTKHLPHMEMPKEFTEQVKILFDI encoded by the coding sequence TTGAGTTGGAAAAAGAAATTTACTGCATGTACTATTATAACAGGAATCGCAGCAAGTGCAGTACATGTCATTAATAGATTTGTTTATTATATTTCCACCCTGGACAATCTATTATTGGAGAAAAACGCAGAATATTATGATTGGAGGTTTGGGCGCATATTTTATACAAAATGTGGAAGTGGATCTCCTATTCTTCTTATACACGATTTAGATGTCTGTAGCTCTTCATATGAATGGAAGAAAATAATAAACACATTATCTAAAACCAATACAGTTTATACACTGGATTTACTCGGCTGCGGACGTTCTGATAAACCTAACCTTACATATACAAACTATTTATATGTGCAGTTAATCAGTGATTTTATTAAACATAAAATAGGGGAAAAAACAGATATTATTGCGACTGGAGAATCAAGCTCCTTTAGTTTAATGGCCTGTGGAAATGATGATTCTATTATTAATAAAATTATATTAGTTAATCCAAGTAATCTTGTTTCTTTATCAAAAATACCTACTAAAAAAACTAAATCTCTCAGATTTATAATTTCGACTCCTATCCTTGGAACATTTTTATATAATATTATTATTAACAAAAAAACCATTGAAAGTAATTTTAATATGAATTATTTTTATGATCATAATAAAATTGAAGAAAAAGATATTTTAAGTTATTTTGAAGCATCACACATAGATAATACTCGTTCGAAATACCTTTACGGAAGTATAATATCAAGATACACGAATGCCAACATAATATCTTGTCTCAAAAAATTAAATAATAGTATATTTATAATAGTTGGTAACTCAAATCCCGAGAATATATTGATAGCTAATCAATATCAAAATCAACTTCCGTCTATTGAAATTGTAGAAATAAGTAAAACAAAGCATCTGCCACACATGGAAATGCCAAAAGAATTTACAGAACAAGTAAAAATTTTATTTGATATATAA
- the rsmG gene encoding 16S rRNA (guanine(527)-N(7))-methyltransferase RsmG, which translates to MVDKFMQQLADLDIHLNDQMQQKFHRYYELLVEWNRVMNLTSITEYGEVYEKHFIDSLAVVKAVNMGEIRTVIDVGTGAGFPALPLKIVFPHLKVVLLDSLNKRVNFLNTVMKDLELDGIEAFHGRAEDFAREGQYREHFDLCVSRAVANLSTLSEYCIPFIKVNGIFISYKSGHIEEEVCQSERAISILGGKIKDVIKFQIPGTEIGRAFVKIQKINKTQKRYPRKAGMPSKEPL; encoded by the coding sequence ATGGTAGATAAATTTATGCAGCAACTGGCAGATTTAGATATACATTTAAATGATCAGATGCAGCAAAAGTTTCATAGGTATTACGAATTGCTTGTTGAGTGGAACAGAGTCATGAATTTGACAAGTATTACAGAGTATGGGGAAGTATATGAAAAACATTTCATTGATAGCTTGGCTGTAGTAAAAGCAGTAAATATGGGAGAAATAAGAACAGTTATTGATGTGGGAACTGGTGCTGGTTTTCCTGCATTACCATTGAAGATTGTATTTCCACATTTGAAAGTTGTATTGTTAGATTCGTTGAATAAAAGAGTAAATTTTTTGAATACAGTTATGAAAGATTTAGAATTGGATGGTATTGAAGCTTTTCATGGAAGGGCAGAAGATTTTGCAAGGGAGGGCCAATATAGAGAGCATTTTGATTTGTGTGTTTCCAGGGCAGTTGCTAACCTCTCTACATTAAGTGAGTATTGTATACCTTTTATTAAAGTAAATGGAATATTTATATCTTATAAGTCGGGTCATATAGAGGAGGAGGTGTGTCAATCTGAAAGGGCAATCTCAATTTTAGGAGGAAAAATAAAAGATGTTATAAAATTTCAGATTCCAGGCACAGAGATAGGAAGAGCTTTTGTCAAAATACAAAAAATTAATAAGACTCAGAAAAGATATCCCAGGAAAGCGGGAATGCCTTCAAAAGAACCATTATAA
- the mnmG gene encoding tRNA uridine-5-carboxymethylaminomethyl(34) synthesis enzyme MnmG: protein MKYSANSVWESRDHYDIAVVGAGHAGCEAALASARMGFRTIIFTVSVDSIALMPCNPNIGGSSKGHLVREVDALGGEMGKVIDKTFIQSKMLNKSKGPAVHSLRAQADKAGYSRTMRRILEGQENLDIRQTEITDILSENQKIIGVRTYLGATYRCRAVILCTGTYLKAKCIYGDVSTNTGPNGLQAANYLTESLKSMGIKMYRFKTGTPARIDKNSIDFTKMEEQKGDEKIVPFSFTTDPEDIQIDQVSCWLTYTNEKTHEVIKNNLDRSPLFSGMIEGTGPRYCPSIEDKVVKFADKDRHQVFIEPEGLDTTEMYIGGMSSSLPEDVQYDMYRSVPGLENAKIVRNAYAIEYDCIDARQLKSTLEFKNIEGLFSGGQFNGSSGYEEAAAQGLIAGINAARKLQGKEGIVIDRSEGYIGVLIDDLVTKESHEPYRMMTSRAEYRLLLRQDNADLRLTKLGYEVGLIDEERYQYLLEKEKLIEEEIRRVEHTNIGTSEEVQNLLKKYGSTSLISGTTLAELIRRPELSYEILKPIDQGRMSLPFDIQEQVNINIKYEGYIKRQQRQVEQFKKLEKKLIPEDINYHDIKSLRLEAKQKLTDIKPLSIGQASRISGVSPADISVLLVYMEGR from the coding sequence ATGAAATATTCAGCAAATTCTGTATGGGAAAGTAGAGATCATTATGATATAGCTGTAGTGGGTGCAGGGCACGCTGGCTGTGAGGCAGCCCTGGCATCTGCCAGGATGGGATTTAGGACCATTATATTCACGGTGAGTGTGGACAGTATTGCTTTGATGCCATGTAATCCGAATATAGGGGGCAGTTCCAAAGGGCATCTTGTGAGGGAGGTTGATGCACTTGGGGGTGAAATGGGAAAGGTGATTGACAAGACCTTTATCCAGTCAAAAATGTTGAATAAATCGAAAGGGCCAGCGGTCCATTCTCTTCGCGCGCAGGCAGATAAGGCAGGATATAGCCGGACAATGAGGCGTATTTTGGAGGGACAGGAGAATTTAGATATACGTCAGACGGAGATAACAGATATACTCTCAGAAAATCAGAAAATAATTGGTGTTCGGACATACTTAGGCGCCACATACCGCTGCCGTGCGGTGATATTATGTACAGGTACCTATTTGAAGGCAAAATGTATATATGGGGATGTTAGTACTAATACGGGTCCAAATGGTTTGCAGGCTGCAAATTACCTTACAGAGAGTTTAAAGTCAATGGGAATAAAAATGTATCGTTTTAAGACAGGCACACCTGCCAGAATTGACAAAAATTCTATTGATTTTACTAAAATGGAAGAACAAAAAGGAGATGAAAAGATAGTCCCATTTTCATTTACAACCGATCCGGAGGATATTCAGATAGATCAGGTTTCCTGTTGGCTCACATATACAAATGAAAAAACACATGAAGTGATTAAAAATAATTTAGACAGATCTCCCCTGTTTTCAGGAATGATAGAAGGGACAGGCCCTAGATATTGCCCGTCTATCGAGGATAAGGTTGTAAAATTTGCAGATAAAGACAGGCACCAGGTATTTATTGAGCCGGAGGGACTGGATACAACAGAGATGTATATAGGGGGCATGTCAAGTTCACTTCCTGAGGATGTACAATATGATATGTATAGAAGTGTGCCGGGTTTAGAGAACGCAAAGATAGTCAGAAATGCGTACGCCATTGAATATGACTGTATTGATGCCAGGCAGCTGAAAAGCACCCTGGAATTTAAAAATATAGAAGGATTATTCAGCGGAGGCCAATTTAATGGCAGCTCTGGATATGAAGAGGCAGCGGCCCAAGGTTTGATAGCTGGAATTAATGCTGCGAGGAAGCTTCAGGGAAAGGAAGGGATAGTAATTGATCGCTCTGAAGGGTATATAGGTGTTTTAATCGATGATTTAGTCACAAAAGAGAGCCATGAGCCTTATAGGATGATGACTTCAAGAGCTGAATACAGACTTTTGCTGCGGCAGGATAATGCAGATTTAAGACTTACTAAATTGGGGTATGAGGTGGGCCTTATAGATGAAGAACGTTATCAGTATCTGTTGGAAAAAGAGAAATTAATAGAAGAAGAAATTAGACGGGTGGAGCATACAAATATCGGGACTTCAGAAGAGGTACAGAATTTGTTGAAAAAATATGGGAGTACATCTTTAATTTCTGGGACAACATTGGCAGAATTAATACGGCGCCCAGAGTTATCTTATGAAATATTGAAACCTATTGACCAGGGCAGAATGAGCCTTCCCTTTGATATCCAGGAGCAAGTTAATATTAATATTAAATATGAAGGGTATATTAAACGTCAGCAGAGGCAGGTAGAGCAGTTTAAAAAACTTGAGAAGAAATTGATACCAGAGGATATAAATTATCATGATATTAAGAGCTTAAGGCTTGAGGCAAAGCAGAAACTGACTGATATAAAGCCGTTATCTATAGGCCAGGCCTCACGAATATCAGGAGTATCCCCAGCGGATATTTCAGTACTGTTAGTTTATATGGAGGGAAGATAG
- the mnmE gene encoding tRNA uridine-5-carboxymethylaminomethyl(34) synthesis GTPase MnmE — MKKDTIAAISTGMTNSGIGIVRISGEEAFRIVAEVYSGKSGIVNEKTHTIHYGFIKDGTEIIDEVLVMLMKAPRTFTGEDTVEINCHGGTYVVKRILETVIKNGARPADPGEFTKRAFLNGKLDLSQAEAVIDVINSKNEYALKSSVSQLKGSVKNKIEDIRKRILYETAFIETAIDDPEHYKLDEYPDRLKSTIGRISNEIKELIDSADNGRIIKEGIQTVIVGKPNAGKSSLLNILAGRERAIVTDIEGTTRDILEEQIQFGGLTLNMIDTAGIRDTSDLIEQMGVDKAEKYVRDADLVIYVADASRKFDQNDERIMGLISDKKTVVLLNKSDLKTELTKEILQNRMSIILKNENNAGIVAKNIPMIDISVKEEQGIQEFEKLLTEMFLNGEVSFNEEIYITNVRHKSALSDAYESLDKVIVSIENRLPEDFYSIDLMDAYDSLGSITGETIGEDLINEIFSKFCMGK; from the coding sequence ATGAAAAAAGATACGATCGCTGCAATTTCAACTGGCATGACCAATTCGGGCATTGGCATTGTCCGTATTAGTGGTGAGGAAGCATTTAGGATAGTTGCTGAAGTTTATTCTGGGAAAAGTGGAATTGTTAATGAGAAAACCCATACTATCCATTATGGTTTTATAAAGGATGGTACAGAGATTATAGATGAAGTATTGGTTATGTTAATGAAAGCTCCCAGAACTTTTACAGGTGAAGACACAGTTGAAATTAATTGTCATGGGGGGACATATGTAGTAAAACGTATTTTGGAAACTGTTATAAAAAATGGAGCAAGGCCTGCAGATCCTGGAGAATTCACAAAACGGGCTTTTTTAAATGGAAAGTTGGACTTATCCCAGGCAGAGGCTGTAATAGATGTTATTAATTCTAAAAATGAATATGCCCTTAAAAGTTCCGTCAGCCAACTAAAAGGCAGTGTCAAGAATAAAATAGAAGATATAAGGAAGAGGATACTTTATGAGACAGCTTTTATTGAAACAGCTATTGATGATCCGGAGCATTATAAGCTTGATGAGTATCCTGACAGATTAAAAAGTACAATTGGCCGTATATCAAATGAGATTAAGGAACTTATCGATTCTGCCGACAACGGCAGGATTATAAAGGAGGGAATACAGACTGTCATTGTAGGAAAGCCAAATGCCGGAAAATCTTCACTTCTTAATATACTTGCAGGAAGAGAGAGAGCTATTGTGACTGACATAGAAGGTACAACAAGGGATATATTGGAAGAGCAGATACAATTTGGCGGACTGACATTAAATATGATTGATACAGCGGGAATACGGGATACAAGTGATTTAATTGAACAGATGGGAGTAGATAAGGCAGAAAAATATGTCAGGGATGCAGACTTGGTCATTTATGTGGCGGATGCTTCCAGGAAGTTTGACCAAAATGATGAACGTATTATGGGACTCATTTCTGACAAAAAGACTGTTGTACTGCTGAATAAATCAGATTTAAAGACAGAATTAACGAAAGAAATCCTGCAAAATAGAATGAGTATTATATTAAAAAATGAAAATAATGCAGGAATAGTTGCAAAAAATATACCTATGATAGATATTTCGGTTAAAGAAGAGCAGGGAATTCAAGAGTTTGAAAAATTACTTACAGAAATGTTTTTAAATGGAGAAGTGTCATTTAATGAAGAAATATATATAACGAATGTAAGGCATAAATCTGCTTTGTCAGATGCCTATGAAAGTTTGGATAAAGTTATTGTTAGTATTGAAAATAGATTGCCTGAAGATTTTTATTCTATTGATTTAATGGATGCATATGATTCACTTGGAAGTATAACAGGAGAAACGATAGGAGAAGATTTAATAAATGAAATATTCAGCAAATTCTGTATGGGAAAGTAG
- the jag gene encoding RNA-binding cell elongation regulator Jag/EloR: MNGSIRVSAKTIDDAITEALIQLGVTSDRLEYEVIEKGSAGFLGIGMKQAVIEARRKPEPVVDEQKSLIHEKNQEVNTEIQSKSVKEVSKSEVIKKEVKKEAPPKEGHGPRHESELAEVKEETKKAVESFLNDTLKAMGMTVELISDVDSDGALSIEMKGSNMGILIGKRGQTLDSLQYLANRVANKHQDGYIRVKLDTENYRARREETLKNLAKNIAYKVKRSKRPVSLEPMNPYERRIIHAALQSDSYVTTHSEGEEPYRKVVVTLKR; this comes from the coding sequence ATGAATGGTAGTATCAGAGTATCGGCAAAGACAATAGATGATGCAATTACAGAAGCATTGATTCAATTGGGTGTTACCAGTGACAGATTAGAGTATGAAGTCATTGAAAAAGGAAGCGCCGGATTTCTTGGAATTGGTATGAAGCAGGCTGTAATTGAGGCCAGAAGGAAACCTGAACCTGTAGTTGATGAACAGAAGAGTTTGATTCATGAAAAAAATCAGGAAGTAAATACTGAGATTCAATCTAAGTCTGTGAAGGAAGTTAGTAAAAGTGAAGTTATAAAAAAAGAAGTTAAAAAGGAGGCGCCTCCAAAAGAGGGCCACGGGCCGAGACATGAATCTGAACTTGCCGAGGTAAAAGAAGAGACTAAGAAGGCCGTGGAATCTTTCCTGAATGATACCCTGAAAGCAATGGGGATGACAGTTGAGCTTATTTCTGACGTTGATTCTGATGGGGCACTGAGCATAGAGATGAAGGGCAGTAATATGGGGATTCTTATTGGAAAAAGAGGACAAACCTTGGATTCACTTCAATATCTTGCCAACAGAGTAGCTAATAAACATCAGGATGGATATATAAGGGTAAAGCTGGATACAGAAAATTATCGTGCAAGAAGAGAAGAGACACTTAAAAATTTAGCTAAAAATATCGCTTATAAGGTAAAAAGGTCTAAGAGGCCTGTGTCCCTGGAACCTATGAATCCATATGAAAGAAGAATCATACATGCAGCACTCCAGTCAGATTCATATGTAACAACACACAGTGAAGGTGAGGAGCCTTACAGAAAAGTTGTTGTAACTTTAAAAAGATAA
- a CDS encoding YidC/Oxa1 family membrane protein insertase, with the protein MYGILAAGFEDWPIIHQIAWLLGKVMNGIYNVMDGIFGIQNIGICIIIFTIIVYTLMIPLTIKQQKWSKMSAVMNPEIQKIQKKYANKKDQASLMKQQEEMQTIYEKYGTSPTGGCLPLLIQMPVLFALYPVIQNIPKYVQGVKDVYMPVVNQIMAADGFQKIMEKIGEAKPVLMSASAYDYSKADTLVNVLYKFQDSTWDTLVDKIPALESIVNSTTQTVGHLNSFLGINIGEAPFTMLTAAVKDFSIVGIILAVIIPVMAGLTQFISVKLQPQPEVDKSNPMANSMKTMTYTMPLFSVFMGFTLPAGLGLYWAVSAIVRSVQQMAINKYLGKKSTDELIKENQEKAKKKREKKGTSAKEINKMATASTKNVEDKRKSKISDADREERLKKAEQYTKNAKPGSLAAKANMVSRYNNSSSDKKDEGK; encoded by the coding sequence ATGTATGGAATTTTAGCTGCAGGATTTGAGGATTGGCCAATTATTCATCAGATTGCCTGGTTATTGGGAAAAGTGATGAATGGAATTTATAATGTAATGGATGGTATATTTGGTATACAGAATATTGGTATCTGTATTATCATTTTTACTATCATTGTATATACATTGATGATTCCTCTTACAATCAAACAGCAGAAGTGGTCTAAAATGTCTGCTGTGATGAATCCTGAAATTCAGAAAATTCAGAAAAAGTATGCAAATAAAAAAGATCAGGCATCCCTGATGAAACAGCAGGAGGAGATGCAGACTATCTATGAAAAATACGGGACTTCTCCAACAGGGGGGTGTCTTCCGTTATTGATTCAGATGCCAGTTTTATTTGCTTTGTACCCGGTTATTCAGAATATACCAAAATATGTACAGGGCGTAAAAGATGTGTATATGCCGGTCGTAAATCAGATAATGGCTGCAGATGGTTTTCAGAAGATTATGGAGAAAATCGGTGAGGCAAAGCCTGTTTTGATGAGTGCAAGTGCATATGATTATTCAAAGGCAGATACCCTCGTAAATGTGCTGTATAAATTCCAGGACTCTACATGGGATACATTGGTAGATAAGATTCCGGCGCTTGAGAGTATTGTAAATAGTACAACCCAGACAGTGGGGCACCTTAACAGTTTTCTTGGCATTAATATTGGAGAAGCACCTTTCACAATGCTGACTGCAGCAGTAAAGGATTTTTCTATTGTAGGAATTATCCTTGCAGTTATTATACCTGTAATGGCAGGACTTACACAGTTTATAAGTGTAAAACTGCAGCCACAGCCTGAGGTTGACAAAAGTAATCCAATGGCCAACTCTATGAAAACTATGACTTATACAATGCCATTGTTCTCCGTATTTATGGGATTTACGCTTCCCGCCGGCCTTGGTTTATATTGGGCGGTCAGCGCTATCGTAAGAAGCGTGCAGCAGATGGCTATTAATAAATATCTTGGTAAGAAATCAACAGATGAATTAATTAAAGAAAATCAAGAGAAAGCTAAAAAGAAACGCGAGAAAAAAGGAACTTCAGCAAAAGAAATTAATAAAATGGCGACTGCCAGTACAAAGAATGTTGAAGATAAAAGAAAATCTAAAATATCGGATGCTGATAGAGAAGAGCGGCTTAAAAAGGCAGAACAGTATACTAAGAATGCAAAGCCTGGCAGTCTTGCAGCTAAGGCTAACATGGTAAGCAGATATAATAATAGCTCTTCAGATAAGAAGGATGAAGGGAAATAA